In Jejubacter calystegiae, the following are encoded in one genomic region:
- the gltK gene encoding glutamate/aspartate ABC transporter permease GltK yields MYEFDWSSIGPSLPWLLNGMVITLKITVIAIIVGIIWGTLLAVMRLSSFKPLSWFASSYVNVFRSIPLVMVLLWFYLIVPGFLQRVLGLSPQTDIRLISAMVAFSLFEAAYYSEIIRAGIQSVSRGQSHAALALGMTHWQSMQLIILPQAFRAMVPLLLTQGIVLFQDTSLVYVLSLADFFRTATTIGERDGTQVEMILFAGGVYFIISLSASLLVSWLKKRTVS; encoded by the coding sequence ATGTATGAATTTGACTGGAGCTCTATTGGCCCCTCCCTGCCATGGCTGCTCAACGGGATGGTCATCACTCTGAAGATCACCGTGATAGCCATTATTGTCGGTATCATCTGGGGCACCCTGCTGGCGGTCATGCGTCTGTCGAGTTTTAAACCCCTGAGCTGGTTTGCCAGTAGCTACGTTAACGTCTTCCGTTCGATTCCGCTGGTGATGGTGCTGCTCTGGTTCTATCTGATCGTCCCCGGCTTCCTGCAGCGGGTGTTGGGGCTCTCTCCGCAGACCGATATCCGACTGATCTCCGCCATGGTGGCCTTTTCTCTGTTCGAAGCCGCCTACTATTCGGAGATTATTCGCGCCGGGATCCAGAGCGTCTCTCGCGGCCAGTCCCATGCCGCGCTGGCGCTGGGTATGACTCACTGGCAGTCGATGCAACTGATCATTCTGCCTCAGGCCTTTCGGGCCATGGTGCCGCTGCTGCTGACCCAGGGCATCGTTCTGTTCCAGGATACCTCGCTGGTTTATGTCCTGAGCCTGGCGGACTTCTTCCGCACCGCCACCACCATCGGCGAACGCGACGGTACTCAGGTGGAGATGATTCTGTTCGCCGGCGGTGTCTACTTTATTATTAGCCTTAGCGCCTCGCTGCTGGTCAGCTGGCTGAAAAAAAGGACCGTTTCATGA
- a CDS encoding amino acid ABC transporter permease: protein MSIDWNWGIFLQSAPFGNTTYLGWIWSGFQVTVALSICSWIIAFLVGSFFGILRTLPSRLLSGIGTCYVELFRNVPLIVQFFTWYLVVPELLPPDLGMWFKADLDPDKQFFISSVLCLGLFTAARVCEQVRAAIQSLPRGQKNAALAMGLTLPQAYRHVLLPNAYRVIVPPMTSEMMNLVKNSAIASTIGLADMASQAGKLLDYSAHAWESFTAITLAYVLINAVIMLVMHLLERKVRLPGNMGGK from the coding sequence ATGTCTATAGACTGGAACTGGGGGATCTTTCTACAGTCCGCCCCGTTCGGCAACACCACCTATCTGGGCTGGATCTGGAGCGGTTTCCAGGTCACCGTGGCCCTTTCGATTTGTTCGTGGATTATCGCCTTCCTGGTCGGATCTTTCTTCGGCATTCTACGTACTCTGCCCAGCCGACTGCTGTCGGGCATCGGCACCTGCTATGTAGAACTGTTCCGTAACGTCCCGCTTATCGTACAGTTTTTTACCTGGTATCTGGTGGTGCCGGAACTGCTGCCGCCGGACCTCGGGATGTGGTTTAAGGCCGATCTAGATCCCGACAAGCAGTTTTTTATCTCCTCAGTACTCTGCCTGGGGCTGTTTACCGCCGCCCGCGTCTGCGAACAGGTGCGTGCCGCAATCCAGTCCCTGCCTCGGGGACAAAAAAACGCCGCGCTGGCCATGGGGCTCACGCTGCCCCAGGCCTACCGCCACGTTCTTCTGCCCAACGCCTACCGGGTCATTGTTCCGCCCATGACCTCGGAAATGATGAACCTGGTGAAAAATTCCGCTATCGCCTCGACCATTGGTCTGGCCGATATGGCGTCTCAGGCCGGTAAGCTGCTGGACTATTCGGCCCACGCCTGGGAGTCGTTTACCGCCATCACCCTTGCCTATGTGCTGATCAACGCCGTGATTATGCTGGTGATGCATCTGCTGGAGCGCAAAGTGCGCTTGCCTGGCAATATGGGAGGGAAATAA